In Streptomyces sp. P3, one DNA window encodes the following:
- a CDS encoding carbonic anhydrase, protein MTTSASVPSETAGAIRGETVTDRLVEANARYADAFTDPGMDARPVLHVAVVACMDARIDLHAALGLELGDCHTIRNAGGVVTDDVIRSLTISQRKLGTHSIVLIHHTGCGLEAITEDFRTELEMEIGQRPAWAVESFRDVDQDVRQSMQRVRTSPFLVHTDDVRGFVFDVRTGLLREIDPA, encoded by the coding sequence ATGACGACTTCCGCATCCGTACCCAGTGAGACCGCGGGCGCCATACGCGGCGAGACCGTGACCGACCGCCTCGTGGAGGCCAACGCGCGGTACGCCGACGCTTTCACCGACCCCGGCATGGACGCCCGACCCGTTCTGCACGTCGCGGTCGTGGCCTGCATGGACGCCCGCATCGACCTGCACGCCGCGCTCGGCCTGGAGCTCGGCGACTGCCACACGATCCGCAACGCGGGCGGTGTGGTCACCGACGACGTCATCCGCTCGCTCACCATCAGCCAGCGCAAGCTGGGCACCCACAGCATCGTCCTGATCCATCACACGGGGTGCGGCCTGGAAGCGATCACCGAGGACTTCCGCACGGAGCTGGAGATGGAGATCGGCCAGCGTCCGGCGTGGGCGGTGGAGTCCTTCCGGGACGTCGACCAGGACGTCCGGCAGTCGATGCAGCGGGTGCGCACCTCGCCGTTCCTGGTGCACACCGACGACGTGCGCGGCTTCGTGTTCGACGTGCGGACCGGCCTGCTCCGCGAGATCGACCCCGCGTGA
- the mraY gene encoding phospho-N-acetylmuramoyl-pentapeptide-transferase, with protein MMNQILFAGVIGLFLTLIGTPLLIKLLARKGYGQYIRDDGPREHASKRGTPTMGGIAFIFATVAAYFLSKLITGNPPSYTGLLVLGLMCGMGLVGFLDDYIKIVKRRSLGLRAKAKMAGQLIVGIGFAVLSLQFSDARGNTPASTKLSFITDFGWTIGPVLFVVWALFMILAMSNGVNLTDGLDGLATGASVLVFGAYTFIGVWQFQESCANGETLTNPNACYEVRDPLDLAVISAALMGACLGFLWWNTSPAKIFMGDTGSLALGGVLTGLAICSRTELLVAIMGGLFVLITMSVVIQVGSFKLTGKRVFRMAPLQHHFELKGWSEVLVVVRFWIIQGICVIVGLGIFYAGWAAEK; from the coding sequence ATGATGAATCAGATCCTCTTCGCGGGCGTCATCGGTCTCTTCCTGACGCTGATCGGCACGCCGCTGCTGATCAAGCTGCTGGCGCGCAAGGGCTACGGCCAGTACATCCGCGACGACGGCCCGCGCGAGCACGCCAGCAAGCGCGGCACGCCGACCATGGGCGGCATCGCCTTCATCTTCGCGACGGTCGCCGCGTACTTCCTGTCCAAGCTGATCACGGGCAATCCGCCGAGCTACACCGGTCTGCTGGTGCTGGGCCTGATGTGCGGCATGGGCCTGGTCGGCTTCCTCGACGACTACATCAAGATCGTCAAGCGGCGCTCGCTGGGTCTGCGGGCCAAGGCGAAGATGGCCGGCCAGCTCATCGTCGGCATCGGCTTCGCGGTGCTGTCGCTGCAGTTCTCCGACGCCCGCGGCAACACCCCGGCCTCCACGAAGCTGTCCTTCATCACGGACTTCGGCTGGACGATCGGCCCCGTGCTGTTCGTCGTCTGGGCGCTGTTCATGATCCTCGCGATGTCCAACGGCGTGAACCTGACGGACGGTCTGGACGGCCTGGCCACCGGCGCCTCCGTGCTCGTCTTCGGCGCCTACACCTTCATCGGCGTCTGGCAGTTCCAGGAGTCCTGCGCCAACGGCGAGACCCTGACCAACCCCAACGCCTGCTACGAGGTGCGCGATCCGCTGGACCTCGCGGTCATCTCCGCGGCGCTGATGGGCGCCTGCCTGGGCTTCCTGTGGTGGAACACCTCGCCGGCCAAGATCTTCATGGGCGACACCGGTTCGCTGGCGCTCGGCGGCGTCCTGACCGGCCTCGCCATCTGCTCCCGCACGGAGCTGCTGGTGGCCATCATGGGCGGTCTGTTCGTCCTCATCACCATGTCGGTGGTCATCCAGGTCGGCTCCTTCAAGCTCACCGGCAAGCGCGTCTTCCGGATGGCGCCGCTCCAGCACCACTTCGAACTCAAGGGCTGGTCCGAAGTCCTCGTGGTGGTCCGCTTCTGGATCATCCAGGGCATCTGCGTGATCGTCGGACTGGGCATCTTCTACGCGGGATGGGCAGCCGAGAAGTGA
- a CDS encoding DUF58 domain-containing protein: MTAGGTGQPSAGSGRADRGGARTALSGLTTRGRSFLAAGIAAAVCAYVLGQPDLLRVGLLLAALPLICAAVVYRTRYRVAGSRRLAPARVPAGSEARVHLRMDNVSRLPTGLLMLQDRVPYVLGPRPRFVLDRVEAGGRREVSYRVRSDLRGRYPLGPLQLRLSDPFGMCELTRSFSTHDTLTVIPRVEPLPPVRLSGEAKGYGDGRQRSLALAGEDDVIPRGYRYGDDLRRVHWRSTARYGELMVRREEQPRRSRCTVLLDTRGLAYRGAGPDSAFEWAVSGAASVLVHMLERGFSVRLLTDTGTSVPGEGADGYAGGGQESTDAAGLMMDTLAIVDHSDGAGLSRSYDVLRGGHEGLLVAFLGDLDEEQAAIAAKMRQRSAGAVAFLLDGDGWTREPNGAPDPMNRQEERLRMLREAGWTALSVPRGATLNELWRLAERDRAGVMASDGGEGRA, translated from the coding sequence ATGACCGCCGGGGGGACCGGGCAGCCGTCCGCCGGCTCGGGGAGGGCGGACAGGGGCGGCGCGCGGACGGCTCTGTCCGGCCTGACCACCCGAGGCCGTTCCTTCCTGGCGGCCGGCATCGCGGCCGCCGTCTGCGCCTACGTGCTCGGACAGCCCGACCTGCTGCGGGTCGGGCTGCTGCTGGCCGCCCTGCCGCTGATCTGCGCGGCCGTCGTCTACCGCACCCGCTACCGGGTCGCCGGCAGCCGCCGCCTCGCCCCCGCGCGGGTGCCGGCGGGCAGCGAGGCCCGCGTCCATCTGCGGATGGACAACGTCTCGCGGCTGCCCACCGGCCTGCTGATGCTCCAGGACCGGGTGCCGTACGTGCTCGGCCCGCGCCCCCGCTTCGTCCTGGACCGGGTGGAGGCGGGCGGCCGCCGCGAGGTGTCCTACCGGGTCCGCTCCGACCTGCGCGGCCGCTACCCGCTGGGCCCGCTCCAGCTGCGCCTGAGCGACCCCTTCGGCATGTGCGAGCTCACCCGGTCCTTCTCCACGCACGACACCCTGACGGTGATACCGCGGGTGGAACCGCTCCCCCCGGTGCGGCTGAGCGGCGAGGCCAAGGGGTACGGCGACGGGCGGCAGCGCTCGCTGGCCCTGGCGGGCGAGGACGACGTCATCCCGCGCGGCTACCGCTACGGCGACGACCTGCGCCGGGTGCACTGGCGCTCCACCGCCCGCTACGGCGAGCTGATGGTGCGGCGCGAGGAGCAGCCGCGGCGCTCCCGCTGCACGGTGCTGCTGGACACCCGGGGCCTGGCCTACCGGGGCGCGGGCCCGGACTCCGCCTTCGAGTGGGCGGTCTCCGGCGCCGCGTCCGTGCTGGTGCACATGCTGGAACGGGGCTTCTCCGTGCGGCTGCTGACGGACACCGGCACCTCGGTGCCCGGGGAGGGCGCGGACGGCTACGCCGGGGGCGGCCAGGAGTCGACCGACGCGGCCGGACTGATGATGGACACCCTCGCGATCGTCGACCACTCCGACGGGGCGGGCCTGTCCCGGTCGTACGACGTGCTGCGCGGCGGCCACGAGGGGCTGCTGGTGGCCTTCCTCGGTGATCTCGACGAGGAGCAGGCGGCGATCGCGGCGAAGATGCGCCAGCGCAGCGCGGGCGCGGTCGCCTTCCTGCTGGACGGCGACGGCTGGACGCGTGAACCGAACGGCGCACCCGATCCGATGAACAGGCAGGAGGAGCGGCTGCGGATGCTGCGCGAAGCGGGCTGGACGGCCCTGAGCGTGCCGCGGGGCGCGACGTTGAACGAGCTGTGGCGGCTGGCGGAGCGCGACCGGGCGGGCGTGATGGCGTCGGACGGCGGGGAGGGGAGGGCATGA
- the rsmH gene encoding 16S rRNA (cytosine(1402)-N(4))-methyltransferase RsmH codes for MSHSRHVPVMLQRCLDLLAPALQEPGAVVVDCTLGLGGHSEALLTRFPEARLIALDRDKEALRLSGERLAPFGERATLVHAVYDELPEVLDRLGVARVQGVLFDLGVSSMQLDEADRGFAYAQDAPLDMRMDQTTGVSAAEVLNTYPPGELVRILRAYGEEKQAKRIVSAVVRERDKEPFTNSARLVELIRGALPQAAMRTGGNPAKRTFQALRIEVNGELSVLERAIPAAVRVIDVGGRIAVLSYHSLEDRLVKQVFAAGAANTAPPGLPVVPERYQPRLKLLTRGAELPTEEEIAENRRAAPARLRGAERIRESIE; via the coding sequence TTGAGTCACAGTCGACACGTCCCGGTGATGCTCCAGCGGTGCCTGGACCTGTTGGCCCCCGCCCTCCAGGAGCCGGGAGCGGTGGTCGTCGACTGCACGCTCGGCCTCGGCGGGCACAGCGAGGCCCTGCTGACGCGGTTCCCCGAGGCCCGGCTGATCGCCCTGGACCGCGACAAGGAGGCGCTGCGTCTGTCCGGCGAGCGCCTCGCCCCCTTCGGTGAGCGCGCCACCCTCGTGCACGCCGTCTACGACGAGCTCCCCGAGGTACTGGACCGGCTCGGCGTCGCGCGCGTGCAGGGCGTGCTGTTCGACCTCGGCGTCTCCTCCATGCAGCTCGACGAGGCCGACCGCGGCTTCGCCTACGCCCAGGACGCCCCCCTCGACATGCGTATGGACCAGACGACGGGCGTCAGCGCCGCCGAGGTCCTCAACACCTACCCGCCCGGCGAACTCGTGCGGATCCTGCGGGCGTACGGCGAGGAGAAGCAGGCCAAGCGGATCGTCTCCGCGGTGGTGCGCGAGCGCGACAAGGAGCCGTTCACCAACAGCGCGCGGCTCGTCGAACTGATCCGGGGCGCCCTTCCGCAGGCCGCCATGCGCACCGGCGGCAATCCCGCCAAGCGCACCTTCCAGGCGCTGCGCATCGAGGTGAACGGCGAACTCTCCGTCCTGGAACGGGCGATCCCGGCCGCGGTGAGGGTGATCGACGTGGGCGGGCGGATCGCCGTCCTGTCGTACCACTCGCTCGAAGACCGGCTCGTCAAGCAGGTGTTCGCGGCCGGCGCCGCCAACACCGCGCCGCCCGGGCTGCCGGTCGTCCCCGAGCGCTACCAGCCGAGACTCAAGCTGCTCACCCGCGGTGCCGAACTTCCCACCGAGGAGGAGATCGCCGAGAACCGGCGCGCCGCCCCGGCGCGGCTGCGCGGGGCCGAGCGAATCAGGGAGTCCATCGAATGA
- a CDS encoding UDP-N-acetylmuramoyl-L-alanyl-D-glutamate--2,6-diaminopimelate ligase: protein MPHADQSQTTQKGASVTYPGPPRPAQVSATPLAELADQLGAAQPADAAEVTGITHDSRAVRPGDLYAALPGARLHGADFVTQAAGLGAVAVLTDPAGADRAAATGLPVLVVDDPRGAMGELAATIYGRPGRDLLQIGITGTSGKTTTAYLVEGGLKPVRSTGLIGTVEMRIGEERIKSERTTPEATDLQALFAVMRERGVEAVAMEVSSHALVLGRVDGCVFDIAVFNNLSPEHMEFHSGMEDYFRAKAQLFTRKRSKLGVVNLDDEYGRRLVREAEVPVVTFSAEGDPDADWRAVDVETGPMDSTFTVLGPDGVRVGARSPLPGSFNVANTLAAIVSLAVAGIDPRTAADGVAAVPGVPGRLERVDAGQPYLAVVDYAHKTDAVESVLRALRKVTKGRLHVVLGCGGDRDRTKRAPMGAAVARLADTAVLTSDNPRSEDPLAILATMLQGAASVPAHERGDVQLFEDRAAAIAAVVARAHAGDTVLVAGKGHEQGQDIAGVVRPFDDRQVLREAIQQTQG from the coding sequence GTGCCACACGCTGATCAGTCCCAAACCACCCAGAAGGGCGCTTCCGTGACATATCCGGGACCGCCGCGACCGGCCCAGGTCTCCGCCACACCCCTCGCGGAGCTCGCCGATCAGCTGGGCGCCGCACAGCCGGCTGACGCCGCCGAGGTCACGGGCATCACCCACGACTCGCGCGCGGTCCGCCCCGGCGACCTGTACGCCGCGCTCCCGGGAGCCCGCCTGCACGGCGCCGACTTCGTCACCCAGGCCGCGGGCCTGGGCGCGGTCGCCGTCCTGACCGACCCGGCCGGCGCCGACCGCGCCGCCGCGACCGGTCTGCCGGTCCTGGTGGTCGACGACCCGCGCGGGGCCATGGGCGAACTGGCGGCCACCATCTACGGCCGCCCCGGCCGCGACCTGCTCCAGATCGGCATCACCGGCACCTCCGGCAAGACCACCACCGCGTACCTCGTCGAGGGCGGCCTGAAGCCGGTCAGGTCCACCGGCCTGATCGGCACCGTCGAGATGCGCATCGGCGAGGAGCGCATCAAGTCCGAGCGCACCACCCCCGAAGCCACCGACCTCCAGGCCCTGTTCGCCGTCATGCGCGAGCGTGGCGTCGAGGCGGTCGCGATGGAGGTCTCCAGCCACGCCCTGGTCCTCGGCCGGGTCGACGGCTGCGTCTTCGACATCGCCGTCTTCAACAACCTCAGCCCGGAGCACATGGAGTTCCACTCGGGCATGGAGGACTACTTCCGGGCCAAGGCGCAGCTGTTCACGCGGAAACGCAGCAAACTCGGCGTGGTCAACCTCGACGACGAGTACGGCCGCCGGCTGGTCCGGGAGGCGGAGGTGCCGGTCGTCACCTTCTCCGCCGAGGGCGACCCGGACGCCGACTGGCGCGCGGTGGACGTCGAGACCGGCCCGATGGACTCGACGTTCACCGTCCTGGGCCCGGACGGGGTGCGGGTCGGCGCCAGGTCGCCGCTGCCGGGCAGCTTCAACGTGGCGAACACCCTCGCCGCCATCGTCTCCCTCGCCGTCGCCGGCATCGACCCGCGGACCGCCGCCGACGGCGTCGCCGCCGTGCCGGGCGTGCCGGGCCGCCTCGAGCGGGTGGACGCCGGGCAGCCCTACCTCGCGGTCGTCGACTACGCCCACAAGACGGACGCCGTCGAGTCGGTGCTCAGGGCGCTGCGCAAGGTCACCAAGGGCCGGCTGCACGTGGTCCTCGGCTGCGGCGGCGACCGGGACCGCACCAAGCGCGCCCCGATGGGCGCCGCCGTGGCCCGGCTCGCCGACACCGCCGTACTGACCTCCGACAACCCGCGCTCCGAGGACCCCCTCGCGATCCTCGCGACGATGCTCCAGGGCGCGGCGTCGGTGCCGGCCCATGAGCGCGGCGACGTGCAGCTGTTCGAGGACCGGGCCGCCGCGATCGCCGCGGTCGTGGCCCGCGCGCACGCCGGGGACACCGTGCTGGTCGCGGGCAAGGGCCACGAGCAGGGCCAGGACATCGCCGGGGTGGTCCGTCCGTTCGACGACCGCCAGGTGCTTCGCGAAGCTATCCAGCAGACCCAGGGATGA
- a CDS encoding MoxR family ATPase: MTTYDDRASLTDLTATVERVRSSVEGVIEGKPEVVRLSLTVLLAEGHLLIEDVPGVGKTMLAKALAKSIDCSVRRIQFTPDLLPSDITGVSIWDQQRRDFEFKPGAIFSQIVIGDEINRASPKTQSALLESLEERQVTIDGQTYELPSPFMVVATQNPVEMEGTYPLPEAQRDRFMARVSIGYPSAEAELQMLDVHGGVSPLDDLQPVAHAHEIVKLIDAVRSVHVADSVRRYAVDLVAATRTHPDLRLGASPRATLHLVRAARATAALNGRDYALPDDVQNLAVAVLAHRLLPTAQAQLNRRTAEQVVEDIIQRTPVPATPQQHGYGLGNGTQAYGRQQPRRL, translated from the coding sequence GTGACGACCTATGACGATCGAGCGAGCCTCACAGATCTGACCGCCACTGTGGAGCGTGTCCGCAGTTCGGTGGAGGGGGTGATCGAGGGCAAGCCCGAGGTCGTACGGCTTTCGCTGACCGTGCTGCTCGCCGAGGGGCATCTGCTGATCGAGGATGTGCCGGGCGTCGGGAAGACGATGCTGGCCAAGGCGCTGGCGAAGTCCATCGACTGCTCGGTGCGCCGTATCCAGTTCACGCCGGACCTGTTGCCCTCGGACATCACCGGCGTGTCCATCTGGGACCAGCAGCGCCGGGACTTCGAGTTCAAGCCCGGCGCGATCTTCTCGCAGATCGTGATCGGCGACGAGATCAACCGGGCCTCGCCCAAGACTCAGTCGGCGCTGCTGGAATCCCTGGAGGAGCGCCAGGTCACCATCGACGGGCAGACCTACGAGCTGCCCAGCCCGTTCATGGTGGTGGCCACGCAGAACCCGGTCGAGATGGAGGGCACCTACCCGCTGCCCGAGGCGCAGCGCGACCGGTTCATGGCCCGGGTCTCCATCGGCTACCCGAGCGCCGAGGCCGAGCTGCAGATGCTCGACGTGCACGGCGGGGTCAGCCCGCTGGACGACCTTCAGCCGGTCGCCCACGCGCACGAGATCGTCAAGCTCATCGACGCCGTCCGGAGCGTCCATGTGGCCGACTCGGTGCGGCGCTACGCGGTCGACCTGGTCGCCGCCACCCGCACCCACCCCGACCTCAGACTCGGCGCCTCGCCGCGCGCGACGCTGCACCTGGTGCGCGCCGCGAGGGCGACCGCCGCGCTCAACGGACGGGACTACGCGCTGCCGGACGACGTCCAGAACCTCGCCGTGGCCGTGCTCGCCCACCGACTGCTGCCCACCGCGCAGGCCCAGCTCAACCGTCGCACCGCGGAGCAGGTCGTCGAGGACATCATCCAGCGCACCCCGGTGCCCGCGACGCCCCAGCAGCACGGGTACGGGCTGGGCAACGGCACCCAGGCGTACGGCCGGCAGCAGCCGCGGAGGCTGTGA
- a CDS encoding septum formation initiator family protein, protein MSSRPAVKGRAARLARLFPAGPRQAARTPFVLLVVLLLGGGLIGLLVLNSALSEGSFKKDDLQKDTKSLTDEEQALQRDIDSYSAPDALQRRARELGMVPGGDPAFLNPDGTVKGVPSAAARTSVDPVVRPPETVTLPQAPGPAGPDAPGDASARQDLPEQDAVPARSADPDPTAATPETPGR, encoded by the coding sequence GTGAGCAGTAGACCCGCGGTGAAGGGGAGGGCCGCCCGCCTCGCGCGGCTCTTCCCGGCCGGCCCCAGGCAGGCCGCCCGTACGCCGTTCGTCCTCCTCGTCGTCCTGCTCCTCGGCGGCGGCCTGATCGGGCTGCTCGTGCTGAACTCGGCCCTCAGCGAGGGTTCGTTCAAGAAGGACGACCTGCAGAAGGACACCAAGAGCCTCACCGACGAGGAGCAGGCGCTCCAGCGGGACATCGACTCCTACTCCGCCCCGGACGCCCTCCAGCGCCGCGCGCGCGAACTGGGCATGGTCCCGGGCGGGGACCCGGCCTTCCTGAACCCCGACGGCACCGTGAAGGGCGTCCCGTCCGCGGCCGCCCGGACTTCCGTGGACCCCGTCGTACGGCCGCCGGAGACCGTCACGCTCCCGCAGGCGCCCGGACCGGCCGGTCCCGACGCGCCGGGCGACGCCTCGGCCCGGCAGGACCTCCCCGAGCAGGACGCCGTCCCCGCGCGGAGCGCGGACCCCGACCCGACCGCAGCCACCCCCGAGACCCCCGGCAGGTGA
- the murF gene encoding UDP-N-acetylmuramoyl-tripeptide--D-alanyl-D-alanine ligase — protein MIALSLAEIAAVVGGQTYDIPDPSVEVTGPVVRDSREVAPGSLFVAFVGERVDGHDYAAAVVEAGAVAVLASRPVGVPAIVVDDVQTALGALARHVVHRLGATLVALTGSAGKTSTKDLIAQVLRRKAPTVFTPGSLNNEIGLPLTALSATGETRFLVLEMGARGIGHIRYLADLTPPKIGLVLNVGTAHIGEFGGREQIAQAKGELVESLPPAADGGVAILNADDPLVRAMASRTTAKTVFFGESGEADVRAENVRLTDTGQPAFRLHTPSGCSDVTMRLYGEHHVSNALAAAAVAHELGMSAQEIATALSEAGSLSRWRMEVTERPDGVTIVNDAYNANPESMRAALRALAAMGEASRAKGGRTWAVLGKMAELGDEALAEHDAVGRLAVRLNVGKLVAVGGREAAWLQLGAYNEGSWGEESVHVSDAQAAVDLLRSELRPGDVVLVKASRSVGLETVAQALLATDAEGEVVAR, from the coding sequence GTGATCGCCCTCTCCCTCGCCGAGATCGCAGCAGTCGTCGGCGGGCAGACGTACGACATACCGGATCCGTCCGTGGAGGTCACCGGACCGGTCGTCCGGGACTCCCGCGAGGTGGCGCCCGGCAGCCTCTTCGTCGCCTTCGTCGGCGAACGGGTGGACGGCCACGACTACGCGGCCGCGGTCGTCGAGGCGGGCGCGGTGGCCGTGCTGGCCTCCCGGCCGGTCGGCGTGCCCGCCATCGTCGTGGACGACGTCCAGACGGCGCTGGGCGCCCTCGCCCGGCACGTCGTGCACCGGCTCGGCGCCACCCTCGTCGCGCTCACCGGCTCGGCCGGCAAGACCAGCACCAAGGACCTGATCGCCCAGGTGCTCCGGCGCAAGGCGCCGACCGTGTTCACGCCCGGCTCGCTCAACAACGAGATCGGACTGCCGCTGACCGCCCTGTCGGCCACCGGGGAAACCCGTTTCCTCGTGCTGGAGATGGGGGCCCGCGGAATCGGCCACATCCGCTACCTCGCCGATCTGACGCCCCCGAAGATCGGCCTCGTCCTCAACGTCGGCACCGCCCACATCGGCGAGTTCGGCGGCCGCGAACAGATCGCACAGGCAAAGGGCGAGCTGGTCGAGTCGCTGCCCCCGGCGGCCGACGGCGGCGTCGCGATCCTCAACGCGGACGATCCGTTGGTCCGGGCCATGGCCTCCCGTACGACAGCGAAGACGGTCTTTTTCGGAGAGTCCGGCGAAGCGGACGTTCGGGCCGAGAACGTGCGACTCACGGACACCGGGCAGCCCGCCTTCCGCCTTCACACACCCTCCGGGTGCAGCGATGTGACCATGCGCCTGTACGGTGAGCATCACGTGTCGAACGCGCTCGCCGCGGCCGCCGTCGCCCATGAGCTGGGCATGTCCGCGCAAGAGATCGCCACCGCGCTCTCCGAGGCGGGCTCCCTCTCCCGCTGGCGTATGGAGGTCACCGAGCGCCCGGACGGCGTGACGATCGTCAACGACGCCTACAACGCGAACCCTGAGTCCATGCGAGCTGCCCTGCGTGCACTGGCAGCCATGGGCGAAGCCTCACGGGCGAAGGGGGGCCGGACCTGGGCGGTGCTCGGCAAGATGGCCGAGCTCGGGGACGAGGCGCTCGCCGAGCACGACGCGGTCGGACGGCTCGCCGTCCGGCTCAATGTCGGCAAGCTCGTCGCGGTCGGGGGCAGGGAAGCCGCCTGGCTGCAACTGGGCGCATACAACGAGGGTTCGTGGGGTGAGGAGTCGGTGCACGTGTCCGACGCACAGGCGGCTGTCGACCTGTTGCGCAGCGAGTTGCGCCCGGGGGACGTCGTACTCGTGAAGGCGTCCCGTTCGGTCGGTCTCGAGACCGTCGCGCAGGCGCTGCTCGCGACCGACGCCGAGGGTGAGGTCGTCGCCCGATGA
- a CDS encoding penicillin-binding protein 2, with translation MTEVSDREPPRRRVPGPARPSRPASAQRRPGPGARPARRPPEPAPRAAAPRVIRLGSPRPRLRMVGLALALVLVAFVVRLLQVQAVDASAYTAKAEQNRYVGQVLPAERGEITDRTGVAFATSEDAYDITADPTMFARAQLKIDDGPERAAALLAPILRQQQSVLVGKLRPKDRSLRYVKLAGRQTPQVWKQIRDLRSALSAKAETDRSTVNVLAGLFSVPSSKRVYPNKDLAAGILGWVNADGKGGGGVEQQLNATLSGKDGKIRYAQSGGRQVPTVGSTETPAVPGSDVELTIDRDIQWAAQNAITEQVRKSAADRGYVIVQDTRTGEILALANSPGFDPNDLSKADPGDLGNAAVQDAYEPGSTAKIMSMAAVLEENAATPLTHVTVPNRLHRGDRLFKDDIDHPTWYLTLNGVLAKSSNIGTILATGQLGRTQAEANRVLYSYLRKFGLGSHTGLGFPGETKGILAPPGKWSTSQQYTIPFGQGMSLNAVQAASVYSTIANGGVRVEPTLVRGTRGPDGRFTPAASPAKSRVVSQKTAKTLAHMLESVVDDREGTGAKARIPGYRVAGKTGTANRVDPATGTYKGYTSSFAGFAPADSPRITVYCAIQNATEGSYFGGQICGPVFKQVMEFALKTLQVPPTGAKAANLPVAFTP, from the coding sequence GTGACGGAAGTGTCCGACAGGGAACCGCCGCGCCGGCGTGTGCCCGGCCCCGCCCGGCCCTCCCGTCCCGCGTCCGCCCAGCGGCGCCCGGGACCCGGGGCCCGCCCGGCCCGCCGCCCGCCCGAGCCCGCCCCCCGCGCCGCCGCGCCGCGTGTCATCCGGCTCGGCAGCCCCCGCCCCCGGCTGCGCATGGTGGGCCTCGCGCTGGCCCTGGTGCTCGTCGCCTTCGTCGTCCGACTCCTGCAGGTGCAGGCCGTCGACGCGAGCGCCTACACCGCCAAGGCCGAGCAGAACCGGTACGTCGGCCAGGTGCTGCCCGCCGAGCGCGGCGAGATCACCGACCGCACCGGCGTGGCCTTCGCGACCAGCGAGGACGCCTACGACATCACGGCCGACCCCACCATGTTCGCCCGCGCCCAGCTGAAGATCGACGACGGTCCCGAGCGGGCGGCCGCCCTTCTCGCACCGATCCTCCGGCAGCAGCAGTCCGTCCTGGTCGGGAAGCTGCGGCCGAAGGACAGGAGCCTGCGTTACGTCAAGCTCGCCGGGCGGCAGACCCCGCAGGTGTGGAAGCAGATCCGCGACCTGAGGTCAGCGCTCTCCGCCAAGGCGGAGACGGACCGCTCCACGGTCAACGTCCTCGCCGGGCTGTTCTCCGTGCCCAGCAGCAAGCGCGTGTACCCCAACAAGGATCTCGCCGCCGGGATACTGGGCTGGGTCAACGCCGACGGCAAGGGCGGCGGCGGTGTCGAGCAGCAGCTGAACGCCACCCTGTCCGGCAAGGACGGCAAGATCCGCTACGCCCAGTCCGGGGGCCGTCAGGTGCCCACCGTGGGCTCCACCGAGACGCCGGCGGTGCCCGGCTCCGACGTGGAGCTGACCATCGACCGCGACATCCAGTGGGCGGCGCAGAACGCCATCACCGAGCAGGTGCGGAAGTCCGCGGCGGACCGCGGCTACGTCATCGTGCAGGACACCCGCACCGGCGAGATCCTCGCCCTGGCCAACTCGCCCGGCTTCGACCCCAACGACCTGTCGAAGGCGGACCCCGGCGACCTGGGCAACGCGGCCGTCCAGGACGCCTACGAGCCCGGCTCCACCGCGAAGATCATGTCCATGGCCGCCGTGCTGGAGGAGAACGCCGCCACCCCGCTGACGCACGTCACCGTGCCCAACCGGCTGCACCGCGGCGACCGGCTCTTCAAGGACGACATCGACCACCCGACCTGGTACCTCACGCTCAACGGGGTGCTCGCCAAGTCGAGCAACATCGGCACCATTCTGGCCACCGGACAGCTCGGCAGGACCCAGGCCGAGGCCAACCGGGTCCTGTACTCGTACCTGCGCAAGTTCGGCCTCGGCAGCCACACCGGGCTCGGCTTCCCCGGCGAGACGAAGGGCATCCTCGCCCCGCCCGGCAAGTGGTCGACCTCGCAGCAGTACACGATCCCCTTCGGCCAGGGCATGTCCCTGAACGCGGTCCAGGCGGCCTCGGTGTACTCGACGATCGCCAACGGCGGCGTGCGCGTCGAACCCACCCTGGTGCGCGGCACCAGGGGGCCGGACGGACGCTTCACGCCCGCGGCCTCGCCCGCGAAGAGCCGGGTCGTCAGCCAGAAGACGGCGAAGACCCTCGCCCACATGCTGGAGTCGGTCGTGGACGACCGGGAGGGCACGGGCGCCAAGGCGCGCATCCCCGGCTACCGCGTCGCGGGCAAGACGGGCACCGCCAACCGCGTGGATCCGGCCACCGGCACCTACAAGGGCTACACCTCGTCGTTCGCGGGCTTCGCGCCCGCCGACAGCCCCCGCATCACCGTCTACTGCGCCATCCAGAACGCCACCGAGGGCAGCTACTTCGGCGGCCAGATCTGCGGCCCCGTCTTCAAACAGGTCATGGAGTTCGCCCTCAAGACCCTGCAGGTCCCACCGACCGGGGCGAAGGCGGCGAACCTCCCGGTCGCCTTCACGCCCTGA